The Aeromonas veronii genome includes the window GAAAAATGGCGGTGCGATGAAGTAACGCTCCTACACTGTTGTTCCTTTGGAGCCAGTATCAAGCCAGCCTGTCATGGGCTGGCTTTTATGTTTTCAGCGTTCGGTGATGCGCCATAGGTGGCGAAGATCCGGGCATAACGACCATCCTCCCTCATCCTGGCCAGCTGGCGATCGAACCACTGTTGCTGCGCCGCCTCGCGAAAGGCGAAGTGGTAGTGGGTGGGAGGAAACAGATCGTGCTGGCGTACCCGTCCGGGGTGATAGAGTCCCTGGTTGCGCCTGTCCCGATTGAGTTGGGCCAGATAGTAGTAGAACACCCGCTGCTCCAGGATCACCGCATCCGTGCGCCCCAGCAGCAGCTTCTGCACCTGACTCTCTTGCCGTGCCACTTCTTCATACCGCGCATTCAGTGTGCTGATGCGGGCAAACTCCTCCCCCAGGATCTGCTGCGCTCGCTGAAAGGCGCTGACCCTCAGGGTGGTCAGGTCTGACAGGGTTCGCACAGAGACCTCGTCCAGCGTAAACACCCGGTTGTAAAAGGTGATCACCGGTTGGGAGAGATGCACTCGCGTCAGCATGCCGGGTCTGACATTGATGACGGCATCCAGCTTGCCTTCTGCCAGCATGCGAAAGGTACGCTCCAGCGGTAAATAGATGAACCTGGGTTCATAGCCGCTGCCGGCGAAGGCGGTCGTCAGCAGATCCAGCTCTATGCCCCGGCCTTGTTCCTGTATCACATAAGGGGGAATGGCAAAGCTGACCCCAACGCGCAATGGTTCGGCCAGCAGCGGGCTCATATAAAGCAGCAGGATGCCGTACAGCAGATGGTTGAACCGGGTCATCGGGGATCTCGGATGGGATTTTTCCTCATGGTAGCCACAAGAGACGGCAATGACGCCCAGACGGAGAGGCGCAGCCCTCCAACGTGCAGAACAGGACGCTGGCTGCGTCAGAAGCGGACAAAAAAAGGCCCTGAATTGTCAGGGCCTGTGTGTCCTAGAACGGAATGTCGTCGTCGAAGTCCATCGGCGGCTCGTTGTAGACCGGCGGCGCGGACTGCGGCTGTTGCTGCGGACGGCCATAGCCACCCTGTTGCTGTTGCATGTTCTGCTGCGGTGCGGCGGCAGGGCGCTGCATGTTCTGCTGGGGAGTCTGCTGTGGCTGGCCCCAGTTGCCCTGGGATTGCTGACCACCCATGCCCTGACCGCCTTGCGGGCGACCACCCAGCATCTGCATCACGCCGGTGAAGCTGTCGACCAGCACTTCGGTGGTGTAGCGCTCCTGGCCGCTCTGATCCTGCCACTTGCGAGTCTGCAGCTTGCCTTCGACATAAACCTGGGAACCCTTCTTCAGGTATTCACCCGCGACCTCGGCCAGTTTACCCATGAACACGACGCGGTGCCACTCGGTGCGTTCTTTCTGCTCACCGGTCTGCTTGTCACGCCAGGTCTCGGAGGTGGCTATGGTGATGTTGGTCACGGCACCGCCACTCGGCATGTAGCGCACTTCAGGATCCTGCCCCAGGTTACCGATCAGAATGACTTTGTTGATGCCTCGACTGGCCATAATCTCTCTTCCACCTTTATATGCCGACCAGCTGACTGGTCTGGGTTCACTCACAATATTGCTGCCGTACAAGTCCATCATCGTCTTGTCTGACGCGGGATTGCCAGCGGGTCGCTGATGGGGCCTGGCCCTGTCATCGACCTACGGATTAGCTCGCCATAGTAACAGTTGATGTGCGGGTTCGCACATCTTTAGCGCCGCAGGAGCGGTTTGAATCAGGGCCCTGGCGGATGGGAATACGCTATCGCAGTTGCCGCGATCCCGGCAAGTGCGGTCATGGGGGCTGGCTCACGTCCTGGTATTTTTATGGGGATCAGGAGAGTGATCACAGTTCGTGCAATCATGTCTCATTTGCCCCCCCAAATAGGGGGGATCTCCTAGTTCACTGTATTGCCTGATAAAAAAACGATTTTATTGCGGTTCGAACGAGGCCTAATGCTTTTTTAATGCTGTGTAAAAACTTCGACTTGTTACTCTCTTGCGACCATAGCTGGCGTATGAAACGACGATTCAAGCCGACAGGCACACAGTTCAAGGAAGAGCCCCATGAAGACCGAGACTCCGCTGGTACTCGTGACCGAAGGCAACGTTCAGGCAAGTACCTTTACGAGCTATCTGATGGCTCAACTGGGTCAGCCCATATGCCTCATCAGCCATCCGGATCAACTGCTGACCATCACGAACTGCAGCCTGTTTCTGGTCGATCTGGACTACCTCAAGTCAAGCCAGCAGTTTGGCTGGCATCGGGACATCGCCGCCTTCGATTCGGCCCATACCGTGTTGCTCAATGCGCCGACCAACACGGACCGGGATCTGCTGCTGATGTGGCCCAACACCAGCGGTCTCTTCTTTCGTCAGGATCCTCTGGATCGGCTGGTCGCCGGCATCAAGAAGGTGATGCAGGGGGAGTTCTGGATCCCCCGTCATCTGATGTGCGAGCTGGTCAGCTATTACCGTCAAGGGATCGAGCCGACCCAGCGCAGCCAGAGCCTGTTGACGGTGCGCGAGCGCGAGATCATCCGCTATCTGATGACGGGAGCCTCCAACACCGAGATCGCCGACAGCCTGTTTGTCAGTGAGCACACCATCAAGTCCCACCTTTATAACGTCTTCAAGAAGTTGAACGTCAAGAACCGGCTGCAGGCGGTGAGCTGGGCCAAAGAGTACCTCGACATGACGAGCTCCCACTGATGCGGGCCTGGGGGCTGTGCCTCTGGCTGCTGTCCGGTGCCGCGCTGGCCAGCGAAGGGGGGATCAAGGATGCCAACGCCCCGCTGGAATCCCTGCAACCCGAGCAGGAGAACGATCGCATCGAGATCGGGGGGTTGGTGATAGATCGCACTTTCACACGCTTTGGCCAGAGTTTTTATCGCCACTTCAGCCGGCTTCGAGAGGATGAAGATCCTGCCGGACGGGATAACCTCACCATACACGAGCGGCCGACGGCACGCTGGGGCAGCCTTATCTGGATCACCGCCAATCGCAAGGTGCTGTTTCGCACTAGCCTCTCACCGGTGCGTAGCCAGGGAGAAGAGAGCGCACAGCAGGCCTGGGGGCAGGTAAAGACGGTTTTACAGCAGCAGAAGGTGGCCATGCT containing:
- a CDS encoding LuxR C-terminal-related transcriptional regulator, with the protein product MKTETPLVLVTEGNVQASTFTSYLMAQLGQPICLISHPDQLLTITNCSLFLVDLDYLKSSQQFGWHRDIAAFDSAHTVLLNAPTNTDRDLLLMWPNTSGLFFRQDPLDRLVAGIKKVMQGEFWIPRHLMCELVSYYRQGIEPTQRSQSLLTVREREIIRYLMTGASNTEIADSLFVSEHTIKSHLYNVFKKLNVKNRLQAVSWAKEYLDMTSSH
- a CDS encoding substrate-binding periplasmic protein, which encodes MTRFNHLLYGILLLYMSPLLAEPLRVGVSFAIPPYVIQEQGRGIELDLLTTAFAGSGYEPRFIYLPLERTFRMLAEGKLDAVINVRPGMLTRVHLSQPVITFYNRVFTLDEVSVRTLSDLTTLRVSAFQRAQQILGEEFARISTLNARYEEVARQESQVQKLLLGRTDAVILEQRVFYYYLAQLNRDRRNQGLYHPGRVRQHDLFPPTHYHFAFREAAQQQWFDRQLARMREDGRYARIFATYGASPNAENIKASP
- a CDS encoding single-stranded DNA-binding protein; its protein translation is MASRGINKVILIGNLGQDPEVRYMPSGGAVTNITIATSETWRDKQTGEQKERTEWHRVVFMGKLAEVAGEYLKKGSQVYVEGKLQTRKWQDQSGQERYTTEVLVDSFTGVMQMLGGRPQGGQGMGGQQSQGNWGQPQQTPQQNMQRPAAAPQQNMQQQQGGYGRPQQQPQSAPPVYNEPPMDFDDDIPF
- a CDS encoding curli production assembly/transport protein CsgE, whose translation is MRAWGLCLWLLSGAALASEGGIKDANAPLESLQPEQENDRIEIGGLVIDRTFTRFGQSFYRHFSRLREDEDPAGRDNLTIHERPTARWGSLIWITANRKVLFRTSLSPVRSQGEESAQQAWGQVKTVLQQQKVAMLFMDTFDLEHDEL